A region from the Oceanidesulfovibrio marinus genome encodes:
- a CDS encoding Lrp/AsnC family transcriptional regulator gives MNSETAFEETLYESNGRPEAAGELDPVDRAILDALQENARITNAAIARRVSMAPSAVLERIRKLERKGLIRGYEARLNAKALGHGLTAFTFVRSEEAPGDTSAGELLARIPEVMEVHHTAGHDCYLVKVRVADTDHLGRLLKEFGRISSVRDTRTTVVLSTLKESARLPIPVDEEYLAGADPAED, from the coding sequence ATGAACTCAGAAACCGCCTTTGAAGAGACCTTGTACGAGAGCAACGGCCGGCCAGAAGCCGCCGGCGAGCTCGACCCCGTGGACCGCGCCATCCTGGACGCCCTGCAGGAGAACGCCCGCATCACCAACGCGGCCATTGCCCGCCGCGTCTCCATGGCGCCGTCTGCCGTGCTGGAGCGTATCCGCAAGCTGGAGCGCAAGGGACTGATCCGCGGGTACGAAGCCCGGCTCAACGCCAAGGCTCTGGGCCACGGCCTCACCGCCTTCACCTTTGTGCGTAGCGAAGAAGCGCCCGGCGACACCAGCGCCGGCGAGCTGCTGGCGCGCATCCCCGAGGTCATGGAGGTACACCATACCGCAGGCCACGACTGCTACCTGGTCAAGGTGCGCGTGGCCGACACGGACCATCTGGGCCGACTGCTCAAGGAGTTCGGCCGCATCTCCAGCGTGCGCGACACGCGCACCACCGTGGTCCTTTCCACGCTCAAGGAGTCCGCGCGGTTACCCATCCCCGTGGACGAGGAATACCTGGCCGGGGCCGACCCCGCCGAAGACTGA
- a CDS encoding EAL domain-containing protein: MTKCARCERLPESAPAAGRLFLVPPIAPTCAIIEDVLERLSLEYTTPFPQVYEIPFGEGDLRRLCEEYGETISALEQADTKCFILPRDEALSVAHLATMEPLRVLVARIRAGWLTDMLAQKRLTSWFQPIADKEGVIHGHECLMRGIGLDGAIISPIEIYNVARQSDLLFFLDCACRINAVRCAAEHGVASRLFINFVPASIYRPEACLQSTFKAISDVGLQPENIVFEVVESETVRDTEHLLRVLSFYRDHGFKVALDDLGAGYSSLNLLSRLQPDYIKLDMALVRDVDVDPYKANITENLLNMAQKLGVRSVAEGVETQGELHWLLEHGADLLQGFLLGHPAPEPASSVSMPA; encoded by the coding sequence ATGACCAAATGCGCCCGATGCGAGCGTCTGCCCGAGAGCGCCCCAGCCGCAGGACGGCTCTTCCTCGTACCGCCTATTGCGCCCACCTGCGCGATCATCGAAGACGTGCTGGAAAGGCTTTCCCTCGAATACACCACGCCCTTCCCGCAGGTGTACGAGATACCTTTTGGCGAGGGTGATCTGCGAAGGCTGTGCGAGGAATACGGCGAGACGATCAGCGCGTTGGAGCAGGCGGACACCAAATGCTTCATCCTGCCCAGAGACGAGGCCCTGTCCGTGGCACATCTTGCGACCATGGAGCCTTTGCGCGTCCTCGTGGCCCGCATCAGGGCTGGCTGGCTCACGGATATGCTGGCCCAGAAACGCCTGACCTCATGGTTTCAACCCATTGCCGATAAAGAGGGCGTCATCCACGGGCACGAATGTCTGATGCGCGGCATCGGGCTTGACGGAGCCATCATCAGTCCAATCGAAATCTATAATGTGGCTCGCCAATCCGACCTGCTGTTTTTCCTGGATTGCGCTTGCCGCATCAACGCCGTGCGCTGCGCCGCCGAGCATGGCGTGGCCTCGCGGCTCTTCATCAACTTCGTGCCGGCCTCCATTTACCGGCCGGAAGCCTGCCTGCAGAGCACGTTCAAGGCCATCAGCGACGTGGGGCTCCAGCCCGAGAACATTGTCTTCGAGGTGGTGGAGAGCGAAACGGTCCGCGACACCGAGCACCTGCTGCGCGTGCTGTCGTTCTACCGCGACCACGGCTTCAAGGTGGCGCTGGATGACCTCGGCGCGGGCTACAGCTCCCTGAACCTGCTCAGCCGGCTGCAGCCTGACTACATCAAGCTGGACATGGCGCTTGTCCGCGACGTGGATGTGGACCCATACAAGGCCAACATCACGGAAAACCTGCTGAACATGGCGCAGAAGCTGGGCGTGCGCTCCGTTGCCGAGGGCGTGGAGACGCAAGGCGAGCTGCATTGGCTGCTGGAGCACGGCGCTGACCTGCTGCAGGGGTTCCTGCTCGGCCATCCGGCGCCGGAGCCTGCATCATCCGTGAGCATGCCTGCCTGA
- the pyrF gene encoding orotidine-5'-phosphate decarboxylase has protein sequence MTAAIPARERIIFALDVPTFDEAVALVDRLSGELMYFKVGLELFIAAGPQIIRAIADRGGRVMLDLKLHDVPATVRRALLAMKSLPGIAFATVHAEPQVMAAAAEAQAAGGPPVLGVTVLTSLGAEDLAASGVAKTPEELVEIRARLAKLAGLTGVVCSPREAALVREIAGPDFAIVTPGVRPAGPQVAGDDQKRTLTPTEAVAAGADHIVIGRPIRDAEDPVAAVRAIVAELDE, from the coding sequence ATGACCGCAGCCATTCCCGCCCGTGAGCGGATCATCTTCGCCCTCGACGTGCCCACGTTTGACGAGGCCGTGGCTCTTGTGGACCGCCTGTCCGGCGAGCTCATGTACTTCAAGGTCGGGCTGGAGCTCTTCATCGCGGCCGGCCCGCAGATCATCCGGGCAATTGCAGACCGCGGCGGCAGGGTGATGCTCGACCTCAAGCTGCACGACGTGCCGGCCACGGTGCGGCGCGCCCTGCTGGCCATGAAGTCCTTGCCGGGTATCGCCTTCGCCACCGTGCATGCCGAACCGCAGGTCATGGCCGCGGCGGCCGAGGCCCAGGCTGCTGGCGGACCGCCCGTGCTGGGCGTCACGGTGCTCACCAGCCTGGGAGCCGAGGACCTGGCTGCGTCCGGTGTAGCCAAGACGCCTGAGGAGCTCGTGGAGATCCGCGCCCGTCTGGCCAAGCTCGCCGGCCTGACCGGTGTTGTCTGCTCGCCGCGCGAGGCGGCTCTGGTCCGCGAAATCGCCGGGCCGGACTTCGCCATCGTCACGCCGGGCGTACGGCCTGCCGGACCGCAGGTGGCCGGCGACGACCAGAAACGGACCCTCACCCCGACCGAGGCCGTGGCCGCCGGGGCGGACCACATCGTCATCGGCCGGCCCATCCGCGACGCTGAAGATCCGGTGGCGGCGGTGCGGGCAATCGTGGCGGAGCTGGACGAGTAG
- a CDS encoding DegT/DnrJ/EryC1/StrS family aminotransferase, translating to MTQRIFLSPPHLSGDELDSLRDALGTRYLAPAGPTLAAFEDDVSTILGLDPEERRVVALNSGTAAIHLALVLAGVGPGDTVLCSDLTFIASIAPAAYLGATPAFADAHPDTWNMDPARVREAFETSRAAGIPVRAVVLVHLYGRPLPPGHLAEIQALCREHGAVLVEDAAESLGATTGGTPTGILGDFGILSFNGNKIVTCSGGGALVCPDAKTAKHALSLATMAKDPAPHYQHSAIGYSYRMPNVLAAIGRSQLPHLQERMAQRKAVRDRYMQQLDGLPVAFMPEPENAAPNWWLTCVTFGHGPGDAHGHEMCETVRQALDAENIEARPVWKPMHMQPVFKDAAAFLNPEGCVGADLFARGLCLPSGSTLSENDVDRVAGVVRTALG from the coding sequence ATGACCCAACGCATCTTTCTCTCGCCGCCGCACCTTTCCGGCGACGAGCTCGATTCCCTGCGCGACGCCCTGGGCACGCGCTACCTCGCCCCGGCCGGCCCCACCCTGGCGGCTTTCGAAGACGACGTTTCCACAATCCTGGGCCTGGACCCGGAAGAGCGGCGCGTGGTCGCGCTCAACTCCGGCACGGCCGCCATCCACCTGGCCCTGGTGCTGGCCGGCGTGGGCCCGGGCGACACGGTCCTCTGCTCGGACCTCACCTTCATCGCCTCCATCGCCCCGGCCGCCTATCTGGGTGCGACGCCCGCATTCGCCGACGCCCACCCGGATACCTGGAACATGGACCCCGCACGCGTTCGCGAGGCCTTCGAAACGTCCCGCGCCGCCGGGATTCCGGTCCGGGCCGTGGTTCTGGTCCATCTCTATGGGCGGCCGCTGCCGCCTGGCCACCTGGCCGAGATCCAGGCCCTCTGCCGCGAGCACGGGGCCGTGCTTGTGGAGGACGCGGCCGAGTCCCTGGGCGCGACCACCGGCGGTACGCCCACCGGAATCCTCGGTGACTTCGGCATTCTCTCTTTCAACGGCAACAAGATCGTGACCTGTTCGGGCGGCGGCGCCCTGGTCTGTCCGGACGCCAAGACCGCCAAGCACGCGCTCTCCCTGGCCACCATGGCCAAGGACCCGGCCCCGCACTACCAGCACTCGGCCATCGGCTACTCCTACCGCATGCCCAACGTGCTGGCCGCCATCGGCCGCTCGCAGCTCCCCCACCTGCAAGAGCGCATGGCCCAGCGCAAGGCCGTGCGGGATCGATACATGCAACAGCTCGACGGCCTGCCCGTCGCCTTCATGCCCGAGCCCGAGAACGCCGCGCCCAACTGGTGGCTCACCTGCGTGACCTTCGGCCACGGCCCCGGCGACGCACACGGCCACGAAATGTGCGAGACCGTGCGCCAGGCCCTGGACGCCGAGAACATCGAAGCGCGGCCGGTGTGGAAACCCATGCATATGCAGCCGGTCTTCAAGGACGCCGCCGCGTTCCTCAATCCCGAAGGCTGTGTAGGCGCCGACCTCTTCGCCCGCGGGCTCTGTCTGCCGTCCGGCTCCACCCTGTCCGAAAACGACGTGGACCGCGTGGCCGGCGTTGTGCGGACGGCTCTGGGTTAA
- a CDS encoding sugar transferase, producing the protein MEHSPRYPAGKRVFDIVAALLLAPLWVPALALASCAVLLSMGPPIFFRQQRPGLGGRLFTMYKLRTMLPCTECGEAALASDPARVTRLGRFLRRTSLDELPEFLHVLSGRMSLVGPRPLLPEYLPRYTSHQARRHELPPGMTGLAQTSGRRGLSWEETFELDVWYVEHRSLRLDIAILVRTAAQVFRGGADNTPDRGAFTGTDPAGTAPQDHTSTHDTP; encoded by the coding sequence ATGGAGCATTCGCCCAGATACCCGGCCGGCAAGCGCGTTTTCGACATCGTAGCCGCCCTTCTCCTTGCGCCGCTGTGGGTTCCGGCCCTGGCGCTGGCCTCCTGTGCCGTGCTCCTGTCCATGGGACCACCCATATTCTTCCGCCAGCAACGGCCCGGCCTGGGCGGCAGGCTTTTCACCATGTACAAGCTGCGCACCATGCTGCCCTGTACAGAGTGTGGCGAGGCCGCACTGGCCAGTGATCCGGCGCGCGTCACTCGGCTGGGACGGTTCCTGCGCCGCACCAGCCTTGACGAGCTGCCCGAGTTCCTCCATGTCCTTTCCGGCCGCATGAGCCTGGTGGGACCGCGGCCCCTGCTGCCGGAGTATCTGCCGCGATACACGTCGCACCAGGCGCGAAGGCACGAGCTGCCCCCCGGCATGACCGGCCTGGCCCAGACGTCCGGCCGGCGCGGCCTCTCCTGGGAGGAGACGTTCGAGCTCGACGTGTGGTATGTGGAGCATCGCTCCCTGCGGCTGGACATCGCCATCCTCGTCCGGACCGCAGCCCAGGTTTTCCGCGGCGGCGCAGACAACACGCCGGACCGCGGCGCCTTTACCGGAACCGACCCCGCGGGCACCGCCCCGCAGGACCATACTTCAACACACGACACGCCATGA
- a CDS encoding universal stress protein — MEPKTILWPTDLSKSSIDSAKHVLSLSRKYGAGVVMLYVAVNLCDFFPAYGNYPSPNVLKDFQSWELQHAREQMEHVCERDLKECPNLEIEVVQGDPVEEILEMVKKKDADMIVVAGRNKKTGAAKGTYLAEAMGDLIHLAPVPVLVVNPDTPPV, encoded by the coding sequence ATGGAACCGAAAACTATTTTGTGGCCTACCGACCTCTCCAAAAGCTCCATCGACTCCGCCAAACACGTCTTGTCCCTGTCCAGGAAGTACGGGGCAGGCGTGGTGATGCTCTACGTCGCCGTCAATCTGTGCGATTTCTTCCCGGCGTATGGGAACTACCCCAGCCCCAACGTGCTCAAGGATTTCCAAAGCTGGGAGCTGCAGCACGCCCGCGAGCAGATGGAGCATGTCTGCGAGCGCGATCTGAAGGAGTGCCCCAACCTGGAAATCGAGGTGGTGCAGGGCGATCCGGTGGAGGAGATCCTGGAGATGGTCAAGAAGAAGGATGCGGACATGATCGTGGTGGCCGGGCGTAACAAGAAAACCGGCGCAGCCAAGGGCACCTACCTGGCCGAAGCCATGGGCGACCTCATCCACCTGGCTCCGGTGCCCGTGCTGGTGGTCAATCCGGACACGCCGCCGGTATAG
- a CDS encoding glycosyltransferase family 4 protein: MTQTAPRICLVSHIALNLWLFRRPLTRMLAEEGWNVTFIAPEGPHMDHLHQAAAEICTAMEGIRDNAAECVTIRTWPLERGSLAPSAALRGTRALESILIEEKPDVIHTFTHQPNILGRLAMRKVSRALRRRPVLINAVTGLGSCFLGSGLKGVAVRMLFYQLYARTASKARAVLFQNEDDRLYFEYRRLTGSARTAVIRGSGVDTERLRPGLLGPAARKKFRASLGLKPDHVVCTMAARLIHDKGVREILLAARSLGAALPELRFLIVGEPDPGNPRSLTDEDMKTFSGLGNVLFPGWREDMADVWAASDMAVLPSYREGLPVSLQEAMACGLPVVTTDVPGCRELARSPQGELLPPETCGAMLVPAGAWPPLAEAIGHLVSQPELRTSLGQAARNKAVQEFDARAIARQTIDLYAKLMR, encoded by the coding sequence ATGACTCAAACCGCGCCGCGCATCTGCCTTGTCAGCCACATCGCGCTCAACCTCTGGCTCTTCCGCCGGCCCCTGACGCGCATGCTGGCCGAAGAGGGCTGGAACGTGACCTTTATCGCGCCCGAAGGCCCGCACATGGACCACCTGCATCAAGCGGCCGCGGAGATCTGCACTGCAATGGAAGGGATACGGGACAATGCGGCGGAGTGCGTGACGATCCGGACCTGGCCGCTGGAACGCGGTTCCCTCGCCCCAAGCGCGGCCCTGCGCGGCACGCGGGCACTCGAATCGATCCTTATCGAGGAAAAGCCCGACGTCATCCACACCTTCACCCACCAGCCTAACATCCTCGGCCGGCTCGCCATGCGGAAGGTCTCGCGCGCCCTGCGCCGCCGGCCTGTGCTGATCAATGCAGTCACCGGCCTGGGCAGCTGCTTCCTGGGCAGCGGACTCAAAGGCGTCGCCGTGCGCATGCTCTTCTACCAGCTCTACGCGCGCACAGCGTCCAAGGCCCGCGCCGTGCTCTTCCAGAACGAGGACGACCGCCTCTACTTCGAGTACCGGCGCCTGACCGGCTCCGCCAGAACAGCCGTCATCCGCGGCAGCGGCGTGGATACCGAGCGGCTGCGTCCCGGCCTGCTGGGCCCGGCGGCCCGTAAAAAATTCCGCGCGTCCCTGGGGCTCAAGCCGGACCACGTGGTCTGCACCATGGCCGCGCGGCTCATCCACGACAAGGGCGTGCGGGAGATCCTGCTCGCGGCGCGGTCCCTGGGCGCGGCCCTGCCTGAGCTGCGCTTCCTGATTGTGGGCGAGCCCGACCCCGGCAACCCGCGTTCCCTGACCGACGAGGACATGAAGACCTTCTCCGGCCTGGGCAACGTGCTCTTCCCGGGTTGGCGCGAGGACATGGCCGATGTCTGGGCCGCCAGCGACATGGCCGTGCTGCCGTCGTACCGCGAGGGCCTGCCCGTGAGCCTGCAGGAGGCCATGGCCTGCGGCCTGCCCGTGGTGACCACGGACGTGCCCGGCTGCCGGGAGCTCGCCCGGTCGCCGCAAGGCGAGCTGCTGCCGCCCGAAACGTGCGGCGCCATGCTCGTTCCGGCTGGGGCCTGGCCGCCCCTGGCCGAGGCCATCGGCCACCTCGTGTCCCAGCCGGAGCTGCGCACATCCCTGGGCCAGGCGGCCCGCAACAAGGCCGTCCAGGAATTTGACGCCCGCGCCATCGCCAGGCAGACCATCGATCTCTACGCAAAGCTGATGCGCTGA
- the asnB gene encoding asparagine synthase (glutamine-hydrolyzing), whose amino-acid sequence MCGLTGFLGPATPGADPRPYTDILDAMSRRIAHRGPDGAGAVYLPGLGLGLAHTRLAILDPTPAGAQPMALVDGAAVPHSPGSSVQSTSSNASWIVYNGEIYNHMDIRRRLERESNIQGWRSGCDTETLLAACAAWGVEKAVASAVGMFAFAYWDGSSRTLTLARDRMGLKPLAYGFVGGNAGERALLFASEITSLEAHPQFPGLANLDASALASFFCWGCVPAPATIYTGFHKLPPGCLLTIRPQDVREGTLPEPHQYYSVARLAAAGLADPLVDEDDAVERMEDALQCAVADRLLSDVPLGAFLSGGTDSSLVAALMQRASDRPVATFTMGSPHPEHDESAKAAAIATHLGTRHTHLPVTEADALALAADMGRLYDEPFADSSQIPTHLVSRLARGHVAVCLSGDGGDELFGGYNRHLFGPAIWRRIGGVPFPVRRVLAAILARGGESALDRAYRLIAPALPPERRQMLFRQKAAKVRRGLLAHDREAFYRALAALWSEPPLSAQFGSTTTPPWPQPRMTAGLEESPGGARALDFGDWMQAADQLGYLPDDILAKVDRASMAVALEVRVPLLDHRVVELAWRLPRSLRMNHGHGKTILRTLLSRHLPQELVDQPKQGFGVPLADWLRGPLRPWVEEMLAPASLGSHGLLDVRAIQSEWRRLLADNDRSGINAPAMRIWAVCMFQAWYAERTSR is encoded by the coding sequence ATGTGCGGATTGACTGGCTTTCTCGGCCCGGCCACACCGGGCGCCGACCCCCGGCCCTATACCGACATCCTCGACGCCATGTCGCGGCGCATTGCCCACCGCGGCCCGGACGGCGCCGGCGCGGTCTACCTGCCGGGGCTCGGCCTGGGCCTGGCCCACACGCGCCTGGCCATCCTCGACCCCACACCGGCCGGCGCGCAGCCCATGGCCCTGGTCGATGGCGCCGCCGTGCCACACAGCCCGGGAAGCTCCGTTCAATCGACCTCCTCCAATGCCTCGTGGATCGTCTACAACGGCGAGATCTACAACCACATGGACATCCGCCGCCGGCTGGAGCGCGAAAGCAATATTCAGGGCTGGCGCTCCGGCTGCGACACCGAGACACTGCTGGCCGCCTGCGCCGCCTGGGGCGTGGAAAAGGCCGTGGCCAGCGCCGTGGGCATGTTCGCTTTCGCTTACTGGGACGGCTCTTCGCGCACGCTTACCCTGGCGCGCGACCGCATGGGCCTCAAGCCACTGGCCTACGGCTTCGTTGGCGGCAACGCCGGCGAACGCGCCCTCCTCTTTGCCTCCGAGATCACCTCGCTGGAGGCGCATCCACAGTTTCCCGGCCTGGCGAACCTGGACGCCTCGGCCCTGGCCTCCTTTTTCTGCTGGGGATGCGTGCCCGCGCCGGCCACCATCTACACCGGGTTCCACAAGCTGCCGCCCGGCTGCCTGCTCACCATCCGGCCGCAGGACGTCCGCGAAGGGACGCTGCCCGAGCCGCACCAGTACTACTCCGTGGCGCGCCTCGCCGCCGCGGGCCTGGCGGATCCGCTGGTTGACGAAGACGACGCCGTGGAGCGGATGGAAGACGCGCTGCAATGCGCCGTGGCCGACCGTCTGCTTTCCGACGTTCCTCTGGGCGCATTCCTCTCCGGCGGCACGGACTCCTCCCTGGTGGCCGCGCTCATGCAACGCGCCAGCGACCGGCCCGTGGCCACCTTCACCATGGGATCGCCCCACCCGGAGCACGATGAATCCGCAAAGGCCGCGGCCATTGCCACGCACCTGGGCACGCGGCACACGCACCTGCCCGTGACCGAGGCCGACGCTCTGGCCCTGGCCGCGGATATGGGCCGCCTCTACGACGAGCCCTTTGCCGACTCCTCACAGATTCCCACGCACCTGGTAAGCCGCCTGGCCCGAGGCCACGTGGCGGTCTGTCTCTCCGGCGACGGCGGGGACGAGCTCTTTGGCGGCTACAACCGCCACCTCTTCGGACCGGCCATCTGGCGGCGCATCGGCGGCGTGCCCTTTCCTGTGCGGCGCGTCCTGGCCGCGATCCTGGCGCGCGGCGGCGAGTCCGCCCTGGACCGCGCCTACCGGCTCATCGCCCCGGCCCTGCCCCCGGAGCGACGGCAGATGCTTTTCCGCCAGAAGGCGGCAAAGGTCCGCCGCGGGCTGCTTGCCCACGATCGCGAGGCCTTCTACCGCGCCCTGGCCGCGCTCTGGTCCGAGCCCCCGCTTTCGGCGCAGTTTGGCTCCACAACAACACCACCGTGGCCCCAGCCGCGCATGACCGCCGGGCTCGAAGAATCTCCCGGTGGTGCCCGCGCCCTGGATTTCGGCGACTGGATGCAGGCCGCCGACCAGCTCGGCTACCTGCCGGACGATATCCTGGCCAAGGTGGACCGCGCGTCCATGGCTGTGGCGCTGGAGGTGCGCGTGCCCCTGCTGGACCATCGTGTGGTGGAGCTGGCCTGGCGGCTGCCGCGCTCCCTGCGCATGAACCACGGCCATGGCAAGACCATCCTGCGCACGCTCCTGTCCCGCCACCTGCCGCAGGAGCTGGTGGACCAGCCTAAGCAGGGCTTCGGTGTGCCCCTGGCCGACTGGCTGCGCGGACCGCTGCGTCCCTGGGTCGAGGAAATGCTCGCCCCGGCCTCCCTCGGCAGCCACGGCCTGCTCGACGTCCGCGCCATTCAAAGCGAGTGGCGGCGGCTCCTGGCCGACAACGACCGCTCCGGCATCAACGCGCCGGCCATGCGCATCTGGGCCGTGTGCATGTTCCAGGCGTGGTACGCAGAAAGGACTTCCCGATGA
- a CDS encoding M23 family metallopeptidase, giving the protein MLLRKYHIVVFKDNEGACRTLRLRGWIFFALFGLFAVLIAANVHFFRYFSTYHNLKTNLEASEKTISEQNNQLLTLASKIKTLQGDLTRIRDFDSKLRVMINLDDQIDTNTSVGGSKSQDFSDSYLPVYRQELLARKMHNFLHQLNTDVQLEEVRQQELMQAFKGNLELLAATPSIWPCEGWVTSPFGPRISPFTGRSDFHQGLDISNQVGTSVYAPAKGVVSFVGVEGGYGKTMVIKHGNGLVTRFAHLSAIDVKEGQTVERGQQVAEMGNTGRSTGPHLHYEVRLNGTPVNPMRYILN; this is encoded by the coding sequence ATGCTTCTTAGAAAATACCACATTGTCGTTTTCAAAGATAATGAAGGGGCCTGCAGGACCCTTCGCCTTCGTGGTTGGATTTTCTTCGCCCTTTTTGGACTGTTCGCTGTGCTCATTGCTGCGAACGTCCATTTTTTCAGGTACTTCAGCACCTATCACAACCTGAAGACCAACCTCGAAGCCTCTGAAAAGACGATTTCGGAACAGAACAACCAGTTGCTCACTCTGGCCAGCAAGATCAAAACGCTGCAAGGCGATCTCACCCGTATCCGTGATTTCGACTCCAAGCTCCGCGTCATGATCAACCTGGACGACCAGATCGACACCAACACCTCGGTGGGTGGATCCAAGAGCCAGGACTTTTCCGACAGCTACCTGCCCGTCTATCGCCAGGAGCTGCTCGCCCGCAAGATGCACAACTTCCTCCACCAGCTGAACACCGACGTCCAGCTTGAGGAAGTACGCCAGCAGGAGCTCATGCAGGCATTCAAGGGCAACCTAGAGCTGCTTGCCGCCACGCCGTCCATCTGGCCGTGCGAAGGCTGGGTCACCTCCCCCTTCGGCCCGCGCATCTCGCCCTTCACCGGCCGCAGCGACTTCCACCAGGGCCTCGACATCTCCAACCAGGTCGGCACGTCCGTCTACGCACCGGCCAAGGGCGTCGTCTCCTTCGTGGGTGTAGAAGGCGGCTACGGCAAGACCATGGTCATCAAGCATGGCAACGGCCTTGTCACCCGCTTCGCCCACCTTTCCGCCATCGACGTGAAAGAGGGCCAGACAGTGGAGCGCGGACAGCAGGTTGCCGAGATGGGCAACACGGGCCGTTCCACCGGTCCCCACCTCCACTACGAGGTCCGGCTCAACGGCACGCCCGTGAACCCCATGCGCTACATCCTCAACTAA
- a CDS encoding tRNA lysidine(34) synthetase: MSRNKLTYAQKNCIASAGKLMQQLSMIQPGSRIGVAVSGGVDSLTLLEVLLHRQRILPFRIELMALSLNPGFDPEAHKHVARFAIEKGVAVHTELTDHGLEAHSDRNRKNSACFLCSKRRRTRLFELCRDYDLTHLAFGHNADDLVSTFFMNLFQGGRVETLSPIESFFDGRLMVIRPLLWLEKCIIKRAARKWALPVEENPCPSAATSNRTRTFEWFCKECGNDARKKNNVLNALRRSALDHTIDLHY; the protein is encoded by the coding sequence ATGTCCCGCAACAAGCTCACATACGCACAGAAGAACTGCATCGCCTCGGCAGGCAAGCTCATGCAGCAGCTTTCCATGATCCAGCCCGGCTCGCGCATCGGCGTGGCCGTGTCCGGCGGCGTGGACAGCCTCACCCTGCTCGAAGTCCTGCTGCACCGCCAGCGCATCCTGCCTTTCCGCATCGAGCTCATGGCCCTGAGCCTGAACCCCGGGTTCGACCCCGAGGCTCACAAGCATGTGGCCCGTTTCGCCATCGAAAAGGGCGTGGCCGTGCACACGGAGCTCACCGACCACGGCCTGGAGGCGCACTCCGACCGGAACCGCAAGAACTCCGCCTGCTTTCTGTGCAGCAAGCGCCGCCGCACCCGACTGTTCGAGCTCTGCCGCGACTACGACCTCACCCACCTCGCTTTCGGGCACAACGCGGACGACCTCGTATCCACATTTTTCATGAATCTCTTCCAGGGCGGCCGGGTGGAGACCCTCTCGCCCATCGAATCATTTTTCGACGGTCGGCTCATGGTCATCCGTCCACTTTTATGGCTCGAAAAATGCATAATCAAGCGCGCGGCTCGCAAATGGGCGCTTCCCGTGGAAGAGAACCCCTGCCCGTCTGCGGCCACGAGCAATCGTACCCGAACATTTGAATGGTTTTGCAAAGAATGTGGTAACGATGCGCGGAAAAAGAACAATGTGCTCAACGCACTGCGCAGGTCAGCTCTTGACCATACCATTGATTTGCATTACTGA
- a CDS encoding ABC transporter ATP-binding protein, which translates to MLEVLNLSHTYGSTRVLHDVSFTVAEGEILGLLGPNGAGKSTTMRILTGYLQPSSGRVLFAGKDIQKEPLALRSQLGYMPENVPLYPELTVEEHLVWTARLKEAADAKGDTAAVMERCRLTEARGKLVRHLSKGFRQRVGLAQAILGPTRLLILDEPTAGLDPQQIREIRDLIRELGKDKTILLSTHILPEVELTCDRVLIINEGRIVAEGTPGGLVDTFGRHGSHIIRLDVDQADAGEALKTLDAPAWVRSVEVSYEQYGEGAFTVTTDGAADRRADIIRLATQAGYGVLEFKPAGAGLEDAFVNLVHRQAGLAENGGETQAGAQGAGS; encoded by the coding sequence ATGCTCGAAGTCCTCAACCTTTCCCACACGTACGGCTCCACGCGCGTTCTGCACGACGTCAGCTTCACCGTGGCCGAGGGCGAGATTCTCGGTCTGCTGGGGCCCAACGGGGCCGGCAAGTCCACCACCATGCGCATCCTCACGGGGTATCTGCAGCCATCCTCCGGGCGCGTGCTCTTTGCCGGCAAGGACATCCAGAAGGAACCGCTGGCCTTGCGCTCGCAGCTTGGCTACATGCCGGAGAACGTGCCGCTCTACCCGGAGCTGACGGTGGAGGAGCACCTTGTCTGGACCGCACGGCTCAAGGAGGCGGCCGACGCCAAGGGCGATACGGCCGCAGTTATGGAGCGCTGCCGGCTGACCGAGGCGCGGGGCAAGCTTGTGCGCCATCTATCGAAAGGTTTCCGCCAGCGCGTGGGGCTGGCCCAGGCCATCCTGGGGCCCACGCGGCTGCTCATTCTGGACGAGCCCACGGCCGGGCTGGACCCGCAGCAGATACGCGAGATACGCGACCTCATTCGCGAGCTGGGCAAGGATAAGACCATCCTTCTCTCCACGCACATTTTGCCCGAGGTGGAGCTGACCTGCGACCGCGTGCTGATCATCAATGAGGGACGCATTGTGGCAGAGGGCACCCCCGGCGGCCTGGTGGATACCTTCGGCCGCCACGGTAGCCACATCATCCGGCTGGACGTGGATCAGGCCGATGCGGGCGAGGCTCTGAAGACCCTCGATGCCCCGGCGTGGGTGCGCTCTGTCGAAGTATCCTATGAGCAGTACGGCGAGGGCGCCTTTACGGTGACCACGGACGGCGCAGCCGATCGCCGTGCAGACATCATTCGCCTGGCAACCCAGGCCGGGTACGGCGTGCTGGAGTTCAAGCCGGCCGGCGCAGGGCTGGAGGACGCCTTCGTGAACCTGGTGCACCGGCAGGCCGGCCTTGCCGAGAACGGCGGTGAAACCCAGGCAGGCGCGCAAGGGGCCGGATCATGA